In [Leptolyngbya] sp. PCC 7376, a genomic segment contains:
- a CDS encoding FtsW/RodA/SpoVE family cell cycle protein, with translation MFSASYPVADLRQGDGFYFVKRQLIWIFIGLFFFNVIVRSPLKSLNKLSGWLLFLFWGLIILTLIPGIGIEVNGATRWLGVGPIRIQPSELAKPFLILQAAQVFGRWRKLMWHVRWKWIGVFAGILGCILIQPNLSTTALCGLTLWFIAVAAGLSWLQLGGTAGLGLATAIASISVHEYQRRRLMFFLNPFADARGDGYQLVQSLLAISSGGVWGEGFGLSQQKLFYLPFQDTDFIFAIFAEEFGLIGCICFLLLLLTYASLGTYVALRCQHLDRRLIAIGVTFMLVGQSILNIGVTTGVLPTTGLPLPMFSYGGSSVISSLISAALLIRVAREGKEAQVITLRNKRQKLVALTPPTK, from the coding sequence ATGTTTTCTGCCTCATATCCAGTGGCAGATCTCCGGCAAGGGGATGGTTTTTATTTCGTCAAACGTCAGCTAATTTGGATTTTTATTGGTCTCTTCTTTTTTAATGTCATTGTGCGATCGCCCCTGAAATCGCTCAATAAATTATCAGGCTGGTTGCTCTTTCTGTTTTGGGGTCTGATTATTCTTACCTTGATCCCCGGCATTGGTATTGAGGTGAATGGCGCAACCCGTTGGCTTGGGGTAGGGCCAATTCGAATCCAGCCATCAGAATTAGCAAAGCCATTCTTGATTTTGCAAGCAGCTCAGGTTTTTGGGCGATGGCGTAAACTCATGTGGCATGTGCGCTGGAAATGGATCGGTGTGTTTGCCGGAATCCTCGGTTGCATTTTGATTCAGCCAAACTTAAGTACAACAGCTCTTTGTGGCCTAACGCTATGGTTTATTGCGGTGGCAGCGGGTTTATCTTGGCTGCAGCTCGGCGGTACAGCAGGGTTAGGGTTAGCAACGGCGATCGCCAGTATTAGCGTCCATGAATACCAGCGCCGACGCCTGATGTTTTTTCTGAATCCCTTTGCGGATGCTCGCGGTGATGGTTACCAGCTGGTGCAAAGTCTCTTAGCTATTAGTTCTGGGGGAGTTTGGGGAGAAGGCTTTGGTTTATCCCAACAAAAACTTTTTTACCTACCTTTTCAGGACACTGATTTTATCTTTGCGATTTTCGCCGAAGAGTTTGGGTTGATTGGCTGCATTTGTTTTTTACTATTGCTCCTCACCTACGCCAGTCTCGGCACCTATGTCGCTCTCCGTTGCCAGCATTTAGATCGACGATTAATTGCCATTGGCGTCACCTTTATGTTGGTTGGCCAATCGATTTTAAATATTGGCGTTACCACTGGTGTTTTGCCGACGACCGGATTGCCTTTACCGATGTTTAGTTATGGCGGTAGTTCGGTAATTTCAAGCTTAATCTCCGCTGCTCTATTGATCCGTGTGGCTCGGGAAGGCAAGGAAGCTCAGGTCATTACCCTACGAAATAAACGCCAGAAACTAGTCGCTCTGACCCCACCAACGAAATAA
- a CDS encoding PTPA-CTERM sorting domain-containing protein has product MFQHKLSLGVAAATVMGVSMVSVTPAQALTLEGDDKIDILGTLEVTNGGGGNYDFDFWEFGTSGQEGLSATGTAGKFQLGDFVGISDISLPDADAFGTAPLDDFITDILLADGSIADFDVSSVAFSAREVGADTIFDLVFDGFIETSTGQTAAALGSFSSQIGTSFIVEDGSNNTATFSGTLRVKREDEITEVPTPAAILPTLFGLGGLAAKRKKRDDA; this is encoded by the coding sequence ATGTTTCAACATAAGCTTAGTTTAGGGGTCGCAGCAGCTACGGTTATGGGAGTATCCATGGTCTCTGTAACGCCCGCTCAGGCTCTCACCCTTGAAGGTGACGACAAAATCGACATCCTTGGTACTCTCGAAGTCACAAATGGTGGTGGCGGAAATTATGATTTTGACTTTTGGGAATTTGGCACATCTGGACAAGAGGGCCTTAGTGCCACTGGTACTGCAGGTAAGTTTCAGCTAGGTGACTTTGTTGGTATCAGCGATATTTCTTTGCCCGATGCAGATGCTTTCGGCACTGCACCTTTAGATGATTTCATCACCGATATTCTTTTGGCTGATGGTTCTATTGCAGACTTTGATGTAAGTTCTGTCGCTTTTTCTGCCCGTGAAGTGGGTGCTGATACAATTTTTGATCTCGTGTTCGATGGCTTCATCGAAACAAGCACTGGTCAAACTGCGGCTGCGCTTGGCTCCTTCAGTAGCCAAATCGGTACTAGTTTTATCGTTGAGGATGGTTCAAACAATACTGCAACCTTCTCCGGCACACTTCGTGTGAAGCGTGAAGATGAAATCACTGAGGTTCCTACACCAGCAGCAATCTTACCGACACTGTTCGGTCTCGGTGGTTTGGCTGCTAAGCGTAAGAAGCGCGATGATGCTTAA
- a CDS encoding tRNA-(ms[2]io[6]A)-hydroxylase: protein MTTATLPRIKFLKEPTSPEWIELALNNLDEVMLDHSHCERKAASVAINMMFRYPSSTELVRELTAIAKEELEHFELVNQWLERKNIPLAPLNAPPYGSKLHKLIRPQEPDRMLDSLLISALIEARSHERLGLIGEHCPEPELAAFYRGLMASEARHYGAYWVLATIYYDTDLVNERLEELAIAESEILSTLHPEPRIHS, encoded by the coding sequence ATGACCACAGCGACGCTGCCCCGCATTAAATTTCTCAAAGAACCAACTTCTCCTGAGTGGATTGAATTGGCATTAAATAATCTCGATGAAGTGATGCTCGACCATTCCCATTGCGAGCGGAAGGCTGCCAGTGTCGCCATTAATATGATGTTTCGCTATCCATCATCGACAGAGTTGGTGCGAGAACTGACGGCGATCGCCAAAGAAGAATTAGAACATTTTGAGCTGGTAAATCAATGGCTCGAACGCAAAAATATCCCCCTTGCCCCCCTGAATGCACCGCCCTATGGCAGCAAATTGCATAAACTGATCCGACCCCAAGAACCAGACCGGATGCTTGACTCTTTACTAATCTCCGCTTTAATTGAGGCACGTTCCCACGAAAGACTTGGTCTAATAGGTGAACATTGCCCAGAGCCAGAACTTGCGGCGTTTTATCGAGGACTGATGGCATCCGAGGCTAGACATTATGGTGCTTATTGGGTGCTCGCGACCATTTATTACGACACCGATTTGGTTAATGAACGGCTAGAAGAGTTGGCGATCGCCGAGAGTGAAATCCTATCTACACTTCACCCAGAACCCCGTATCCATAGCTAA
- a CDS encoding IS1 family transposase (programmed frameshift) codes for MECPECQSTHIRKNGKKKGKQNHICVDCGRQFIDRYSQLGYSNAFKRECLKMYAHGMGFRAIERVKGVHHTTVITWVKEVAELLPDAYAPEQVPQVGELDELQTFVGAKKNKVWLWTAVDHFQPGILAWTVGDRSAETFKPLWAMVSLWRCFFYITDGWHVYPMFVPDGDQIISKTYMTRVEGENTRLRHYLARLHRKTLCYSKSLEMLKHSIRLLIHYLKFWDVPVP; via the exons ATGGAATGTCCAGAATGCCAATCTACTCATATCCGTAAGAATGGAAAGAAAAAAGGCAAACAGAATCACATCTGTGTAGATTGCGGTCGTCAGTTTATCGACCGCTACAGCCAGCTCGGCTACTCAAATGCCTTCAAACGTGAATGCCTCAAAATGTATGCCCACGGTATGGGCTTTCGAGCCATTGAACGGGTGAAAGGAGTGCACCACACTACCGTAATCACTTGGGTCAAAGAAGTCGCTGAATTGCTACCTGATGCTTATGCACCTGAGCAGGTGCCTCAGGTTGGCGAACTCGATGAACTTCAAACATTCGTCGGTGCTA AAAAAAATAAGGTCTGGCTCTGGACTGCCGTAGACCACTTCCAACCAGGTATTCTCGCTTGGACTGTTGGTGACAGAAGTGCAGAGACATTCAAACCATTATGGGCAATGGTTAGTCTCTGGAGATGCTTCTTCTACATCACAGATGGCTGGCATGTTTATCCCATGTTTGTACCCGATGGTGACCAGATTATCAGTAAGACCTACATGACTCGTGTCGAAGGAGAGAACACTCGATTGCGGCATTATCTCGCTCGACTCCATCGAAAGACCTTATGTTATTCCAAGTCTTTAGAGATGTTAAAGCATTCGATTCGATTGCTGATTCATTATCTCAAGTTCTGGGATGTTCCTGTACCTTGA
- a CDS encoding sodium/glutamate symporter: MFTLKDVFFAFVWIALLVLAGRLIKQKIGWIRRLYLPESIVAGVLALLLGPQVLGAIATSVSGEGTLLGDGLFPEAIRTIWSQSPGVFINIVFAALFLGEVIPSPKQIWRRAAPQVVFGQTLAWGQYVIGILATLLILIPVFDANPIAGSLIEIAFEGGHGTAGGMADTFIELGFEEGADLALGLATVGIVSGIITGTLLAEWGRKKGYVAAAEKNVEQPDDLPELSHSNNPAVREKRRQLTQGLLIDPLSLNFGFVGIAIIIGWLILKGLVLLESVTWGLSGFTMMSYVPLFPMALVGGIIVQMIMVRLDLDALIIPELTKNIAGMALDVVVVTALASISLKVIGGNLGIFLTLSVVGILWNVTFFLFYAPKIFPDHWFEKGIGDLGQSMGVTATGILLLRMVDPDNRSGAFESFAYKQLFFEPIVGGGLFTAAAPALIARLGLTTTLLITSGLLIFWLAIGWVLMRRRSPAIRP; the protein is encoded by the coding sequence ATGTTCACCTTAAAAGATGTTTTCTTTGCTTTTGTCTGGATTGCCTTACTCGTTTTAGCGGGGCGTCTAATCAAACAAAAGATTGGTTGGATTCGCCGCCTTTATCTACCGGAATCGATTGTCGCAGGAGTATTAGCATTATTGCTTGGCCCTCAAGTTCTCGGGGCGATCGCCACCTCAGTTTCTGGAGAAGGAACATTATTGGGTGACGGTCTTTTCCCAGAAGCTATCCGTACCATCTGGTCTCAGTCTCCGGGAGTATTTATCAATATTGTTTTTGCTGCTTTATTCCTGGGCGAAGTAATCCCCAGCCCCAAGCAAATTTGGCGACGGGCAGCTCCCCAAGTGGTCTTTGGGCAAACCCTTGCGTGGGGTCAATATGTGATCGGAATTTTAGCGACTTTGCTGATTTTAATCCCTGTCTTTGACGCAAATCCTATTGCTGGCTCACTAATCGAAATTGCCTTCGAAGGCGGCCATGGTACGGCCGGAGGGATGGCTGATACTTTTATTGAGTTGGGCTTTGAAGAAGGTGCTGATCTTGCCCTAGGCCTCGCCACAGTGGGTATTGTTTCAGGGATTATCACGGGCACATTGTTAGCTGAATGGGGACGTAAAAAGGGTTATGTGGCAGCAGCAGAAAAAAATGTAGAACAGCCCGATGACCTGCCTGAACTCTCCCATAGCAATAATCCAGCAGTGAGGGAAAAACGACGTCAACTCACCCAAGGATTGTTGATTGATCCCCTATCGCTTAACTTCGGTTTTGTGGGTATTGCCATTATTATCGGTTGGCTCATTTTGAAAGGTCTGGTGTTATTGGAATCGGTCACTTGGGGATTGAGTGGTTTCACGATGATGAGCTATGTACCGCTATTTCCAATGGCCTTGGTTGGTGGCATTATTGTGCAGATGATTATGGTGCGCTTAGATTTAGATGCTTTAATCATCCCTGAACTCACCAAAAATATTGCGGGAATGGCTCTAGACGTCGTTGTCGTGACAGCCCTTGCCTCAATTTCCCTAAAAGTCATTGGTGGAAATTTAGGGATCTTCTTGACTCTGAGCGTCGTAGGGATCCTGTGGAATGTGACGTTCTTTTTATTTTATGCGCCTAAAATTTTTCCCGACCATTGGTTTGAAAAGGGTATTGGCGACCTCGGTCAATCGATGGGTGTCACAGCAACAGGCATCTTATTACTCCGCATGGTTGACCCAGATAATCGTTCTGGTGCCTTTGAAAGTTTTGCGTATAAACAACTCTTTTTCGAGCCAATTGTGGGTGGTGGTCTCTTTACCGCAGCAGCTCCTGCATTGATTGCCCGTCTCGGTTTAACGACAACTTTACTGATTACCAGTGGTCTACTCATCTTTTGGCTTGCGATTGGTTGGGTCTTAATGCGTCGGCGATCGCCTGCAATTCGGCCATAA
- a CDS encoding CBS domain-containing protein: protein MLNSFNAALGITSVIEEQFLTGNLDMTLAIALEKMVRQRDHCDLSDHGAIVFRAPNCLVVEQDDKLCGIFTEKDLIRLIAEGEELKNLTLGEAIQIPAISIRCTPDEDIFTALNLLTHHHLKHLPVVDEQDRPLGVITYDSLRKVLPPVSLLTKLHCVADVMVKTVVTAETETSLLDLTKLMATHQVGCVVICENIGDRPQPIGIVTERDIVQFQSLDLNLQATKAGEVMSSPLFTLSPKTSLWEAHQTMNRQWVRRLVVVGDTGEMLGLLSQTSFFQVLRPNEMSHMIDLLQEMVDEQTEELSKKNQQLELEIQERQHAEEQLQVAHDHLKTVVKERTQQLHEANAKLQEDLAHRERMTAELEQALQDLQHTQLQLIQTEKMSGLGQLVAGITHEINNPINFIYGNLQHARGYVEQVLDILSLYEKYYPHPPQEIRQQREAVDLEFLEDDIMQLVSSMHTGVDRIRNLLMSLQTFSRLDESELKMADIHDGLDSTLLLIQNRLQAHHDFHKIQVIRQYETIPKIECYPSQLNQVFFNLLLNAIDAVNEAQKKYPQQSQPSRPMLVSASTPSTPALQDDFYRKPQIKISTNISPEGDRLIIKIKDNGLGIPGDIQSKLFDPFFTTKPVGQGTGLGLSISYQIIVQNHGGNLTCNSTPDEGTEFEITLPVSSVAIAA, encoded by the coding sequence GTGTTGAACTCTTTTAATGCAGCTTTAGGGATTACCTCAGTCATTGAGGAGCAGTTCCTCACCGGGAATCTAGATATGACTTTGGCGATCGCCCTAGAAAAGATGGTGCGTCAACGAGATCATTGCGATCTGAGCGACCACGGTGCCATTGTCTTCCGCGCCCCAAATTGCTTAGTCGTTGAACAAGACGACAAACTCTGCGGCATTTTTACAGAAAAAGACCTCATTCGACTCATTGCAGAAGGCGAAGAGCTAAAAAACCTGACCCTCGGCGAAGCAATTCAGATTCCTGCTATCTCTATCCGCTGTACTCCTGACGAAGATATTTTTACGGCGCTCAATTTACTGACGCATCACCATCTCAAGCATTTACCTGTCGTCGATGAGCAAGATCGTCCCCTTGGCGTAATCACATATGACAGTCTGCGCAAAGTTTTACCGCCAGTAAGTCTTTTGACCAAACTGCATTGCGTAGCAGATGTGATGGTCAAAACGGTTGTCACGGCTGAAACCGAAACATCATTACTTGATCTCACAAAATTAATGGCAACCCATCAAGTCGGTTGTGTAGTTATTTGTGAAAACATTGGCGATCGCCCCCAACCTATCGGCATTGTTACCGAAAGAGACATCGTTCAGTTTCAGAGCTTAGACCTCAATCTACAAGCCACAAAAGCAGGCGAGGTGATGAGTAGTCCGCTCTTTACCCTCTCCCCAAAAACGTCTCTTTGGGAAGCCCACCAAACCATGAATCGGCAATGGGTGCGTCGTCTGGTGGTGGTGGGTGACACCGGCGAAATGCTTGGTCTCCTGTCCCAAACCAGTTTTTTCCAAGTGCTGCGACCTAACGAGATGTCCCATATGATCGACCTCTTGCAGGAAATGGTCGATGAGCAAACTGAAGAATTATCCAAGAAAAATCAGCAGTTAGAGCTGGAAATTCAAGAACGCCAACATGCAGAAGAACAATTACAAGTGGCCCATGATCACCTAAAAACAGTAGTTAAAGAACGCACTCAGCAACTCCATGAAGCCAATGCCAAACTTCAAGAAGACCTTGCCCACCGGGAACGGATGACCGCAGAACTAGAGCAGGCTTTGCAAGATTTGCAGCATACACAGTTACAACTCATTCAAACTGAAAAAATGTCGGGTTTAGGGCAGCTGGTGGCTGGTATTACTCACGAGATTAATAACCCCATTAACTTTATCTATGGCAACTTGCAGCATGCGCGGGGGTATGTGGAGCAGGTTTTAGATATTTTGAGTTTGTATGAAAAGTATTATCCGCATCCTCCCCAGGAAATTCGTCAGCAGCGCGAAGCTGTCGATCTCGAATTTTTGGAGGACGATATTATGCAATTAGTCTCCTCTATGCACACAGGGGTTGACCGGATTCGGAATCTGTTGATGTCGCTCCAAACTTTTTCGCGTCTGGATGAATCGGAATTAAAAATGGCGGATATCCATGATGGTCTTGATAGCACTTTGCTCTTGATTCAAAATCGATTGCAAGCACACCATGATTTCCACAAGATTCAGGTGATTCGTCAGTATGAGACTATCCCAAAGATTGAATGCTATCCCAGTCAACTGAATCAAGTCTTTTTTAATTTGCTGTTAAATGCGATTGATGCTGTAAATGAAGCGCAGAAGAAATATCCTCAACAATCCCAGCCATCGCGCCCAATGTTGGTTTCTGCCTCAACACCATCGACTCCGGCTCTCCAAGATGATTTTTATCGCAAGCCTCAAATTAAGATCTCGACCAATATTTCTCCGGAAGGCGATCGCCTCATTATCAAAATCAAAGATAATGGCCTCGGCATTCCGGGAGATATCCAATCGAAGCTATTTGACCCCTTCTTTACGACGAAGCCTGTTGGTCAAGGGACAGGGCTTGGTCTATCGATTAGTTATCAGATTATTGTCCAAAACCACGGCGGTAACTTGACTTGCAACTCCACTCCTGATGAAGGCACCGAGTTTGAGATTACCTTACCTGTTAGTTCGGTGGCGATCGCCGCTTAA